One region of Glutamicibacter sp. B1 genomic DNA includes:
- a CDS encoding RNA-binding protein — protein MLVDALDHMVRGIVEEPEDVKVALKSTRRGDLLEVRVNPEDLGRVIGRQGRTARALRTVMAALAKESVRVDVIDTDRRRG, from the coding sequence GTGCTCGTTGACGCGCTAGACCATATGGTTCGCGGAATCGTTGAGGAACCGGAAGACGTCAAGGTTGCCTTGAAGTCCACCCGCCGCGGCGATTTGCTCGAAGTTCGGGTCAACCCTGAAGATCTCGGTCGTGTGATCGGTCGTCAGGGACGCACCGCACGAGCACTGCGTACCGTCATGGCAGCGCTAGCCAAGGAATCGGTTCGTGTCGATGTGATCGACACTGACCGCCGCCGCGGCTAA
- a CDS encoding LysE family translocator, with amino-acid sequence MTVTSALTAFALVALLMTLVPGVDTALILRSAMTRGRSDAMVAALGISTGVFIWGIAAAAGASAVLAASHLAYQILTYAGAAYLVFLGGQMIYRSFRKKEVEAIKVEVSRSKWRNFTTGMITNLLNPKIGVFYIATIPQFTPADTNALLMGIALATVHVLLTLAWATVLIIGVKLAGRWLSSARSVTWMDRITGTVLVGFGVKVALSRP; translated from the coding sequence ATGACCGTTACTTCCGCGTTAACCGCGTTCGCTCTCGTCGCGCTTTTGATGACTCTCGTTCCCGGAGTGGATACAGCCCTGATCTTGCGCTCTGCGATGACGCGGGGACGAAGTGATGCGATGGTAGCGGCGCTGGGGATTTCCACCGGTGTTTTCATCTGGGGTATCGCGGCAGCTGCCGGAGCGTCCGCGGTCTTGGCCGCTTCTCATTTGGCGTACCAAATCCTTACCTACGCCGGTGCTGCCTATCTCGTCTTTTTGGGCGGCCAAATGATCTACCGCAGCTTCCGGAAGAAAGAAGTGGAAGCGATCAAGGTGGAAGTCTCACGTAGTAAGTGGCGCAACTTCACCACCGGCATGATCACTAACTTACTGAACCCAAAGATTGGCGTTTTTTACATCGCTACCATCCCACAGTTCACCCCCGCCGATACCAATGCTTTGCTCATGGGAATCGCTCTAGCTACGGTGCACGTTCTGTTGACCCTGGCCTGGGCTACGGTGCTGATTATTGGGGTTAAGCTGGCTGGCCGCTGGTTGAGCTCAGCTCGCTCGGTCACCTGGATGGATCGCATCACCGGCACGGTACTGGTTGGTTTTGGTGTGAAGGTTGCGCTCTCGCGCCCCTAG
- the efeU gene encoding iron uptake transporter permease EfeU, giving the protein MIGNYLIGLREGLEAVLIVVLLVAYLNKSGRKHLLPRIWAGIAVAVLVSLGFGALLTFGPKGLTFEAQEMIGGSLSIVAVGLVTWMIFWMAGVAKTLSSDLKSQVDKVADSSTLGLVLVGAFAVGREGLETALFLWAAARATGETWQPLLGAFLGILTAIFLGILLNRGVLKISLSKFFTITGALLVIVAGGVLAYGVHDLQEAGFLPGVHNLAFDVSHIIAPGGVTGTLLKGIFNFSPATTWLEAIVWVAYVVPVMFLYLRKVFASPAKAVSSKNA; this is encoded by the coding sequence ATGATCGGAAATTACCTGATCGGCCTGCGCGAAGGCCTCGAAGCAGTGCTTATCGTTGTCCTCTTGGTGGCCTACCTGAACAAGAGTGGACGTAAACACCTGTTGCCACGAATCTGGGCAGGCATCGCCGTCGCAGTTCTCGTCTCGCTCGGCTTCGGAGCCTTACTGACTTTCGGCCCGAAAGGCTTGACCTTCGAAGCCCAGGAAATGATTGGCGGATCCTTATCCATCGTCGCCGTCGGTCTAGTGACCTGGATGATCTTCTGGATGGCAGGGGTTGCAAAAACGCTGAGCAGCGACCTGAAATCCCAAGTCGACAAAGTTGCTGACTCTTCCACCCTGGGACTGGTCTTGGTCGGAGCTTTTGCGGTAGGACGCGAAGGCCTAGAGACGGCCCTATTCCTCTGGGCCGCAGCACGAGCCACGGGCGAAACCTGGCAGCCACTCTTGGGAGCCTTCCTAGGAATCCTGACCGCCATCTTCTTAGGCATACTGCTCAACCGAGGCGTCCTTAAAATCAGCCTCTCCAAATTCTTTACCATCACCGGTGCACTTCTGGTCATCGTTGCCGGTGGCGTCTTGGCCTACGGAGTCCACGATTTGCAAGAGGCAGGATTCTTGCCAGGCGTACACAACCTCGCCTTTGACGTGTCACACATTATTGCCCCCGGTGGCGTCACCGGAACCCTACTCAAGGGCATCTTCAACTTTTCCCCTGCAACTACCTGGCTAGAAGCCATCGTCTGGGTGGCCTATGTGGTGCCCGTGATGTTCCTCTACCTACGCAAAGTTTTCGCTTCCCCGGCTAAGGCCGTAAGCAGCAAAAACGCCTAA
- the efeO gene encoding iron uptake system protein EfeO — MNKTSTAAAVLVVGTLALAGCTDNTTQASADGAISVVSTDDACNVSTDTTAGGTIKFDVKNEGSAVTEFYLLAEDGLRIVGEVENIGPGVTRDLVVMAPQGKYFTACKPGMVGDGIRAAFTVNEAADGQEVSADRAALQKNATDQYAAYVKDQNEQLVRGTEKFADAFASGDEELAKSLYAPTRMHWERIEPVAESFGDLDPILDAREADLEDGEDFTGWHRAEKDLWAPKGYTKMTESEREKIATKMVEDTKELYTRTQSLEFTPDQLANGAKELLDEVATGKVTGEEETFSHTDLWDFQANLEGAKIAYEDLQPLLVGTDDALDEELKTNFAALQKQLDAYREGDGFKYYQDLSDAQIKELASGVDALSEPLSKLTAAVVK, encoded by the coding sequence ATGAACAAAACAAGTACCGCTGCTGCTGTGCTCGTCGTAGGCACTCTGGCCCTGGCTGGTTGCACCGACAACACCACTCAGGCGTCGGCCGATGGCGCCATTTCCGTAGTGAGCACGGATGACGCGTGCAATGTTTCGACCGACACCACCGCCGGTGGCACCATCAAATTTGATGTTAAGAATGAGGGTTCGGCCGTCACCGAGTTCTACCTACTCGCCGAAGACGGACTGCGCATCGTTGGCGAGGTCGAGAACATTGGTCCGGGTGTTACCCGTGACCTGGTGGTCATGGCACCACAAGGAAAGTACTTCACTGCCTGCAAGCCGGGCATGGTCGGCGACGGTATTCGTGCAGCCTTTACCGTCAACGAAGCCGCCGACGGCCAGGAAGTATCGGCTGACCGCGCTGCTTTGCAGAAGAACGCTACGGATCAATATGCCGCTTATGTGAAGGATCAGAACGAACAGTTGGTGCGCGGAACCGAAAAGTTCGCCGACGCTTTTGCCTCCGGAGATGAGGAGCTAGCCAAGAGCCTGTACGCACCAACGCGCATGCACTGGGAGCGCATCGAGCCGGTAGCCGAGTCCTTCGGTGACTTGGATCCAATCTTGGATGCTCGTGAGGCCGATCTTGAAGACGGCGAAGACTTCACCGGCTGGCACCGCGCCGAAAAGGACCTCTGGGCACCAAAGGGCTACACCAAGATGACTGAGAGCGAACGCGAGAAGATCGCCACCAAGATGGTCGAGGACACCAAAGAGCTCTACACTCGTACCCAGAGCCTAGAATTCACCCCGGACCAGCTGGCTAACGGAGCCAAGGAACTTCTCGACGAGGTAGCCACCGGAAAGGTCACCGGCGAGGAAGAAACCTTCTCCCACACTGACCTGTGGGACTTCCAAGCCAACCTTGAAGGCGCAAAAATTGCGTATGAAGATCTGCAGCCACTGCTCGTGGGCACCGACGATGCACTGGACGAAGAACTGAAAACGAACTTCGCCGCACTGCAAAAGCAGCTTGATGCCTACCGTGAGGGTGACGGCTTCAAGTACTACCAGGATCTGAGCGATGCGCAGATCAAGGAACTAGCTTCCGGTGTGGACGCACTGAGCGAACCACTATCTAAACTCACCGCCGCAGTAGTGAAGTAA
- the rpsP gene encoding 30S ribosomal protein S16, with product MAVKIRLKRFGKMRAPFYRVVVMDSRAKRDGRAIEEIGKYHPTENPSIIEIDSERAQYWLSVGAQPTEQVHKLLNITGDWQKFKGIDGQEGTYKVAEPKPAFVAPEKGSVILPEAITKKAEKPAAEEAEAEATEAE from the coding sequence GTGGCCGTTAAAATTCGTCTGAAGCGCTTCGGTAAGATGCGCGCACCTTTCTACCGCGTTGTTGTCATGGACTCCCGCGCTAAGCGCGATGGCCGTGCCATCGAGGAGATCGGTAAGTACCACCCAACCGAGAACCCATCGATCATCGAGATCGATTCTGAGCGTGCTCAGTACTGGCTGTCCGTTGGCGCTCAGCCAACCGAGCAGGTTCACAAGCTGCTGAACATCACCGGTGACTGGCAGAAGTTCAAGGGCATCGATGGCCAGGAAGGCACCTACAAGGTTGCCGAGCCTAAGCCAGCATTCGTTGCTCCTGAAAAGGGTTCGGTGATCCTTCCTGAGGCCATCACCAAGAAGGCTGAGAAGCCAGCTGCTGAAGAGGCAGAGGCCGAAGCAACCGAGGCTGAGTAA
- the rimM gene encoding ribosome maturation factor RimM (Essential for efficient processing of 16S rRNA) produces MRLQVARIGKPHGIRGEVTVQVLTDNPEERFTAGEELIVVDGPVKTLTVKNARWNKTILLLSFKEINDRNQAETLRGARLEIEVSDEPEDESDEWYEHELLDLKVMLDGQQVGVITALRTNPAQDLLVFEDTEGNEIYLPFVDEFVPEIDPEAGIVVITPPAGLLTLNSDDDSEKEEQ; encoded by the coding sequence ATGCGATTGCAGGTTGCCCGCATCGGCAAGCCCCACGGCATCCGTGGCGAAGTTACCGTCCAGGTTCTCACCGACAACCCCGAGGAACGCTTTACTGCCGGGGAAGAGCTGATCGTGGTTGATGGCCCGGTCAAAACCCTCACGGTGAAAAACGCCCGCTGGAACAAGACCATCCTGCTGCTCTCCTTCAAGGAGATCAACGACCGCAACCAAGCCGAAACCCTGCGCGGTGCCCGTTTGGAAATCGAAGTATCTGATGAACCAGAAGACGAATCAGATGAATGGTATGAGCACGAGCTGCTTGACCTCAAGGTCATGCTTGATGGCCAGCAGGTCGGCGTCATCACCGCACTTCGCACCAACCCTGCCCAGGATCTTTTAGTCTTTGAAGATACTGAAGGCAACGAAATCTACCTGCCTTTCGTTGACGAGTTCGTCCCGGAGATCGATCCGGAAGCTGGCATCGTGGTGATCACTCCACCTGCCGGACTGTTGACCTTGAATAGCGACGACGACTCCGAGAAAGAAGAGCAGTAA